GAGGCTTTTTAACCATCTCCATGGTACAATGCCCTCAGCGCTGAATGAGCCAGGAAATAAAACAATTAGTACACCAAGCAAGGCTAGGTTCCCAATGTAAAAGAGATCAAATGTATTTAACTTGCCAGGCTATGTTTAGCAGCGCCTCTTAAATCACaccagtgggccagatctggGGTGGGCAAACTTTCTGAGATGGAATGCCAGAATTTGACCTCTTGCCCTCTATGTATGATCTGCATGTCGGGGTACTTTATAAAATTCACTAATAGGCCTACTTAACAGGTTCTTAAACAAAACAaccaaagatgcagagctttagtattggttggtagcattagctggtctgctgtcaagccacaggcagcatggctttgaccaAGTTCCCAGGTTAATGGGGTGGGTGGGCAGAGCCCTCCCACCTGCTCATATTGAACACTGGACTGAACCAAATATAACCATTCTTTAGATTTTGCAGGGGTGAGTGCTGTTGATAACCGATCAGAATCTGATGAGACCTGGCCCCAAGGCAAatacaaaacttaaaaaaagaaCTATTGTTAGACCACAACAAAGAATGAGTTATTTGTAAACGTTTAAACAGCAATGTTtaccaataataataatgctAAATAATAAATTTACTCATCTGTGTCATGTGAATATAGTCAGAAATAGTGTATGATTAACAATAACATTTTTAGATAACTGTTGCAGTTTTTTCCTTCTTAAGTGAATGGTCCAGGTTGACCTGAGCTACTTATAAACTACTCCAAAGTCCATCATTTTGCCACCAATTGGCTAGTTTCATATTTAACTTAGTTAAAccatagtatataaactagctgGTGGTAGCTTTCAAGCAAGGCAAAACTTACttcatggcggggggggggtgtgggatgCGGGATGCAAGCAATTTTATATGCTCTTTTTACTGCTATTGGTGTTGCAGGTTTTTATGTTGTACTAGGAGGAAATGTTTGAGGGTTACAGATATATAAATCATGGggtccgggggtgggggtggggggggagacgATTAGAACCACTTTTCCAATGAACGCATTGTCTGCTAGCTTACAGGCTGCCTGTACTACtgttgtagctgtgctggtccGAGAATACTGTCAACGTGAGGCAGGTGAGGTATTATCTTACTGGCCcacctgttggtgaaagagacaaccTTTTCACCTGTACAGCACTCTTCTTCAGGACCTGAGGAAGAGATcggtgtagctcaaaagcttgacCCAGAGAAGTTGAGCCAATAAATACCAACACCTCAGACACCTTGTTGGAATTTACAGACTGCCTTTTAAAACTAACCTGTATTTTTTTTGTCAAGGTCAAGTACCAGCCATCATGGATCTTATGTAAAGTTTTGTTAAACAGAGGCAATGGAGCCCAATCCTTAAAATATACGTGTTGACAAATGACATCCCAAATCTACAggagcaacctgtggctctttgtaATGTAAACCTATAACCCTTTTAGGCTATGGATATGAGAGTCAGAAAAGTGAAAGTATTAGCAACCAACACCGAAAAATCAATTACTAAATTAACTAAGCAGTAGGGAACGATCTTCTCTGTTATGTCTTATTATAGGGTTGGTCAAGGGCAGGagactgaaaaaaatcacacagaaaACTCACAATTTACCAAACCACTATACAGAGCTTTTCTTTGTCACTAGTTTTCAAGCTTTTTCTCATGTGCAGACCTCTAAAAATTTCAAATGGCGGTGTAACcccctttggaaatctggccTGCGACTCCCTCTGCGTTTGCAAACCACAGGTTGAAAAGCACTGCCTTAAGCCAACAGCGTCTTTTCTTCCAAACAACATTAAAGTGGAAGTACTCTTGACTCACCTCTGACTTTTAAGGCTTGATCGATGCCCAAAACATTTGCCTGCCCAGCTAGTTGTGGAAgaattccccccccacccctactTCTGACTGCCACAGCTGTCAGAAAAGCCCTACCACTAATGTGGTTATGCTACCAAAAATGCTGGTATAGGTCACTTTTTTCAGGGAACTGGTTTAAACCAGATTAGCAAAATGAGTTTTCTGGCATTATGAACTGCATCTCCACCTGGGGGATGGTTGGATAGTATTGATATATAGCTATACTGACAAGTgctttccagtgtagacaaggctttgaCTGTGAGCCTTACGCTGATGAAAATGATCTGTTTGCATGTGCTTAAAGGCATGAGAGTAAAGTCTGGGTAAATAGGGCTGAGAGAGAATGCCCACAGGAGTGTTCATATTTGCAAAACAAGGTACTCGTGCAGTTAAAGGAAGTTAAAAACTGTCATTACTATCTTTGCTCCAGCTATGCTATCCTCTGACTCAATGGTTCCCAATGTTAGCTGCAGAAAAATACAATAGCAGAAATGTTATTTAGCCACCTCCTtattcccccatccctctgcctgtTTCTTGTCATCTTAGCTTGTGAGATCTTACGGGCAGGGCCCATGTTTAATTCTAATACAGACTGAATCTCTATAATCTGGACTTTCCTTGTCCAGAAACATATGTGGGTGCTCTAGGGCTGGGACGCTCATGGGGGGGAAAAAGCTGAAGGACCTCATGCTCCTCAACTCCCCCCCCACTACCTCCCACAGCTTCTGGAATGCCATAAATAGCTGATTTGTAGGGTTCAagctgagggaggaggagagggacggGGGTGCTTGAGGGAGGTGGCTTGGaactgcagagccctgcagccagcagcacagcctggcagccatggggCTCCACTACAGGCCGAGAGCCTCAACCAGCTTCCCCTGAATGCCCTCTGTTCCAGCTCCATCAGTGCTGAGCTCTGTGCATcagaggggccagcactgacctttccgtgtctggcaaattccctgattTGTGACTGGTCAGGTCCGGAGGGTCCTAAACcagcgaggttcaacctggagtatGTGCCTTGCCCTTATACAAGTACCTAGAGAGCGAGACTTCTACAGCATTTAGCACAAAGAGGCCCCTGTCTTGATCAGGTTCTCTGAACCCTATTGCAgtataaatgttaaataataaCAATCATACCCCTTATATTACAGGTAATGGAGATGTGTCTTACATAATCACGTGCGTTCCTTAATGATTTTCGTTCTAATGTCACTGAAGATGTTCTGAATGTGGAAAGTTagagactaagaaaataatttctcAATAactaaacaataaagtaaaaaaaatcttattttcacCTGAACATACTATATTGGTTAAATGTGCATAATTGTCTCCCTCTAGTGGCCAGTACACACTGAAATTAAGAATCTGCTACTCAGAGCTACAGGTCTCTGCTTTTGGTGCTGTTGTGGCATCTGACACATTTCCATGAAGTGTACACATGTACCTGCCCAGTGATTTGTTACAGGGGGTTCTGTAAATTACAAGAGCTCTGCTATAAGACTATTATCAATAATCTTCATGCTACTTTTACCAAATGTTTCTAATATGTTTCTCTTTAACAATAAGGAATACCATTTGTGGTGTAAAAGCTGAGACCACATGTCTTTACATCCTTTGGGGGAAGAAGTATCTCTACACAGAAGTGGGCAATAAGATGGATGTGGTTTGCCAGGATAAGGCCTTGGTGGGCTGCCAGTAATTTATTTATTCACTGctccacaggcacagctgcatgcagctcctctTTGACATGGGTTACTCTTCCCACAGCAAACAGCTGCACCTGTGCACCACTTATTACCCACACCTGCTCTACAGCAAGAGGAAAAGATGAATTGCTAAAATGGCAAGTCATAGTGGGCTGCATGTTCCCCAGAGATAGGACTGCCATTTATTGAACCAGGCCTTTTATCTCAATGGAATTCTAATGAAGGGATTCCCGCATCAatgtaaaaacaaataaacaaaacagctcCCTTATGgtatatcaaaatattttgtcaaGTTAGTATAGAAAAATGACTTAAAAATGGTGTGCAAAAGAATTTATAAACAAGAGCTGTCAAGTCACTATTTCTTTTTCTAGCATGGTAATTTTCCTGTCTGGAATATTATAGCTGACATTATAAAGAGCAGCTCAGTGGAAGAGTAATTGGTACAGAGTTGGAATCTACAAAATGCTTGCATCCGTAcccttaaaaacaaaatttgaCAGAGAAATATTAAACAGCAGATGCTGTTAAAACTGTGAAAAGAAgtccttcagaaaaaaacaaagttcaGATAGTTTAAAGGTTGGGATGCAGCATGTGCTGTAATTCTgtctcttttaaaaaggaaaaggaaaacaagataatGGGTGATGGGAAAAATGCATTAGTATTTGCCTACACATTTTCAGAACTACAAAACTCCTGACACTCGTATCCTAGTTGAATACACAGATTCTGGTACCAATACCATTATATAAGAGTACTTAAATGACGTTATACTTTAGAGTTGAATCAAAAGGCCACTGAATGGCTTCAAtgaactttggatcaggctcttaaAGATGATGTTGGAAAAAACTAGAAATACTTAAATTGTTTTCCGTATTCCATTTGATCTCCTAGCAGAATGACACTTTGCTCTTACTAATTACTTATTtaagcatccataatctggcttGAGAAAATGTGTATCAGTTTTACTACAGTGAATTTTACGATGCCTGTCTTATATGGAGCTCTCAATATGGAGCTATGGCATATCTTGAGTTAACAATTCTTTGAGGTACTGCAAAATGGCACTAAAGTGCATTAGTAAGCTGAATATTTGTGGGGCTAAAAGGTGCTGTGAATGTTTCTAAACTACTGTTTTGTCCTTATATACAAAGTCAATTATCTATAGAAGGACTTAATTGGGGGTTGTTCTTGATTCAGACATTAATGGAGGATTGTCCTACCTTTCACCTTTATACAAAATATAAATGCCCCATTAGTAACAGATTTATCTgtcaaaaacaataaaaacaaatgtgaaattcAAATTATGTATTTTAAGATCAGTTGCTAGGAGTAGTTATAAAAATGTATGTGGTAGCCCGATGAAATTTAAGTGGGCATGCTCTGCAGAACTAGCTATGGATCATCAATTCAAATGAATTTACTGTTCATTTTGATCAAACGTGAGTACTAAAGTACCGTAAATAAAATACCGAACAGAACACTTATACCTCTTTCATACATTAGTTACTAAAAAGTCACTATCTTTTTTAGATATGTTGAAATTTTAGGATTCTAAACATAATTATTTcaaagtatcactttaacaatctTGCAAAGGCCCAACAATCAAAACCACAAAGCTCTGATTCTGATAGCTTGGCAGATTTCACACAGTGTGACAGGTAGGCTACTTTGAAATatgtacatatttttaatttatacatTTTTCTATCAAAAGAGTGTTTGATTTCTGCTTTTAATCTCTACATGAACTGGTTTTGTGCAATGCCACGGCCATGTAGAGCTTGATAGAAAAAACATTAACCATAATCCAAGTTTTCTTAGTCCACATCTTAAAAATGATGATTCCAAGTAATCCAATTGGAGTGCTTTTAAATAAAGGGATTCAGTTCCAGACGAGCTTAATAAATTAAACGGGTACCGTTTCCACTACAGATGATTTGATACACTCTTCATGCAGTCTGCTGTTTTCTGAGAGGCTTATAGAACTTCCAGCAGCTTGCTCTGCTGTGTGACTATCACCATTCAAAGCTGAAACAAATCCATCTTGAGAGGTACTTTTCAAGTATGAGTGAAATTCCACTTGAGGGTGACTTGGTCTATGTTCAGTGTATAAACTATTACATGGAACACTGTTATCACTTTCTGAAGAGGAGCAACAAACTATCACAGAGGGGTTTGCAGAAGGATAATGAGAGCCAATGTAACTTTCCTCTGATTGCCGTGTGTAGTCAACAAACTGCTCTGAAGTCATACTGTAAGGCACCAGAGAAAGACTACTATTTTTAACAGTGTCCCTTTCTGAATAGGACTCAGTGATCTGGTTATTACTGCCAGGGGTATGGTTCTCTATTTGGTAATACACTGTTGAAGAGTTAGCATAGTATGAGGCATTTTTAGAGTGGCTTTCATGCACTGCAGTGCCATCAGAATAGCAAAGTACAGAAGGAAGTGGTACCACTTCAGCATGGGATACCATGCCTTCCACAAATTCATcatctttttcttcctcttcctcctcttcatcatcatcctcGTCATCAGAGTCGCTGGGTGCTAAGCTCTGTGTGCTAGAATCTGTAACACCACTACAGAAGCTACtgccatcttcctcctcctcctcctcttctccatgACAGTCCAAATCTTCAGCAGATTGCAGGTGCATCACTGCAGCCTGAGGGTCAGTTTCAATCTCAAAATTATCTGCAAGTGAATATTCTACTGCATGGGGTGCTGTATTCAGAGAACTAGTGTGAGCGCTTACCTCACTGTGGCAACCATTTAGTGCAGGAACTTGCTGCTCTCTATTTTTCTCCAATTCAAGCTTCATTATTGTATGCAAAAAGTGAGTCCGTACCCGGATAGGGTTAAATTCAATTCTACCTGCTGTATTGCTGCACCCTTCTTTAGTGCAACCACATGGAAAAGACATACGATCcaccttttaaaaagagaatacAGATCAACCATATGTACAGTAAAACCACTGATAATTCagagagtccagaagaagaaaataacAAAATGACATTCATTGGGGAAAATGCATAGTGCACCATACATggagaaacacaaaccaaagcaCAGATATTCACAGAGTGGGAGAAACCTACAAAGCAAtagtataattaaaaaaaaaacaaaaaaaaacaaagttagGCATGGCTTTATAAGTTTCATATCTCACAATGAGAATCAAAGGATAATTTATTTTTTCAGGGCTCTACTGTAACCACATCTGAAATACTGTTTTTATTTCTGGGACCCTACGTACCATAATGAAGCTGATAAACGGGATGAAAAGCAGGTGAATGAAACACAAAATGATTATGAGGGAATGGCTTGTGCAGAAGGGGCATTTTCTTTTCAGACAGGCAGCCTGACAAAACAAAGGGGAGAAATGACCACAGAAGTTAGAAACTgggatatatttttaaataaggcCCCAAAATTGTGGCTGTACTATTGTAGATATAGTGAACTGTAAGATGAAAGAATAAAATTTAGTGTGTTAATTACTGGCTTGGTGCCACAAATCAGGAACTAGCTAGATTTTACCATTTTCACCTACCTGAAATCTAATGCAAGTATAAAATTAAGAACCTCCCCCGGGCCCGCACTTCCCCCAAGGTAATCTAGGCCAGCCCGCTGGCAAAGCACAAGTGAAAACaatctggctgcatctacacttgcactcctctttcgaaagagtcatgcaaatgtgggaaatcaaaaatgcaaatgaggtacagatttacatatgggcaccttatttgcatattctttcaaaagagcttcttttgaaagaagaaaagccttGTAAACACCAAGCTTTtcaaagtaaaccccgtcttcgaaaaaAATCCttcccacttaaaaaaaaaaaaaaaaaaaaggtgtgtttttttttccccccgaagatgaggagtttactttcgaaagaagaatatacaaatgagctcATGAGCtgccagataggtaaatctgcacctcatttgccttttcaattgccctcatttgcatgcctctttcgaaagaggcatgcacgTGTACCCGCAGCCTCTATGAAtatcagaggctatgtctacactacattcaaATGTatcacaatttatttttataatgctgtgtttttttttaaattcgatTTTTGAGTAGCCTCTCTGCCCACAGGTTCCCAACAAAGTTGACATATTGCGTCCAAACTGAAAACACCAAACAGCGGCtggtgcagcagtgcattgtgggaacctatcccacatctccctcagccccacattctgagctaGCTGCAGCGGCACTGTCAGTTTTTCGGGTCCTCGcagcttgggggcggggggaggggggggcctgtcaaactgacagcacagcagccctggtcagtttcctggcaaggagctgggagccatgcacagcagcCCCGGTCAATTTTCTGGCTCCCCACCCGCCACAAGGTGTGGGACCTGGGagactgacagcgcagcagccctggtcaatctCCTGGCTCCCCTAGGCTGCAGGACCtcggaaactgacagtgcagtaACCCCTCTCAGTTTCTCAGCTGGACATAGTAGCAGAAGCTGGATGCCAAATGCAGGTCATAGCTTTGTGGGAAACATACAGGACCGttatggaggctaataaagtcgaATGAAAGACATCACACTTCCACACTATGCGccattttaaacttgagattgCTATACCTGTctgttaatat
This portion of the Carettochelys insculpta isolate YL-2023 chromosome 8, ASM3395843v1, whole genome shotgun sequence genome encodes:
- the CSRNP3 gene encoding cysteine/serine-rich nuclear protein 3, yielding MSGILKRKFEEVDGSSPCSSVRESDDDISSSESADSGDSVNPSTSNHFTPSSILKREKRKRTKNVHFNCVTVYYFTRRQGFTSVPSQGGSTLGMSTRHNSVRQYTLGEFAMEQERLHREMLRDHLREEKLNSLKLKMTKNGTVESEEANTLTVDDISDDDIDLDNTEVDEYFFLQPLPTKKRRALLRASGVKKIDVEEKHELRAIRLSREDCGCDCRVFCDPEICTCSLAGIKCQVDRMSFPCGCTKEGCSNTAGRIEFNPIRVRTHFLHTIMKLELEKNREQQVPALNGCHSEVSAHTSSLNTAPHAVEYSLADNFEIETDPQAAVMHLQSAEDLDCHGEEEEEEEDGSSFCSGVTDSSTQSLAPSDSDDEDDDEEEEEEEKDDEFVEGMVSHAEVVPLPSVLCYSDGTAVHESHSKNASYYANSSTVYYQIENHTPGSNNQITESYSERDTVKNSSLSLVPYSMTSEQFVDYTRQSEESYIGSHYPSANPSVIVCCSSSESDNSVPCNSLYTEHRPSHPQVEFHSYLKSTSQDGFVSALNGDSHTAEQAAGSSISLSENSRLHEECIKSSVVETVPV